Proteins co-encoded in one Flavobacteriales bacterium genomic window:
- a CDS encoding response regulator, giving the protein MQNIERILLVDDSETSNFLHARLISRINPNIVVDIVLNGRKAIDYLKETDTPPDLIILDINMPVMNGFEFMDEYKTMDPSKKAKKLVSMLTASTANIHIKMARELGYSKLFIKKPLSKEKLVDIINKAISIE; this is encoded by the coding sequence ATGCAAAATATTGAAAGGATTCTTCTTGTTGATGATAGTGAGACATCAAATTTTTTGCATGCGAGATTAATTTCCAGAATAAATCCGAATATCGTAGTTGACATTGTTCTCAATGGAAGAAAGGCCATTGACTACTTAAAAGAAACAGACACTCCCCCCGACCTAATAATTCTTGACATTAACATGCCAGTGATGAATGGCTTTGAATTTATGGATGAATACAAAACCATGGATCCTAGTAAAAAAGCCAAGAAACTAGTAAGTATGCTTACGGCATCTACAGCTAATATTCACATCAAAATGGCCCGAGAATTAGGCTATTCTAAATTGTTCATCAAAAAGCCTCTATCAAAAGAAAAACTAGTAGATATCATAAACAAAGCAATCTCTATTGAATAA
- a CDS encoding heme-binding domain-containing protein: MTTKRKILLAAIALLIVPQLFQIDKSRPEVNPAKDIIAILDPPEDIQKILKNACYDCHSYETKYPWYTSVAPISWWIGHHIEEAREELNFSTWADYAPEKADHKLEEIGEEVSEGKMPLDDYVDMHPEAELTKEEREALADWADSMRE, encoded by the coding sequence ATGACAACAAAGCGGAAAATATTATTGGCAGCAATCGCATTATTGATTGTTCCTCAGTTATTTCAAATTGATAAGTCGAGACCAGAAGTAAACCCGGCTAAGGATATTATAGCTATTCTAGATCCTCCAGAGGATATACAGAAAATATTAAAGAATGCTTGCTATGACTGTCATTCTTACGAAACTAAATACCCGTGGTATACGAGTGTTGCACCAATTTCATGGTGGATTGGTCATCATATTGAAGAAGCGAGAGAAGAACTTAATTTTTCCACTTGGGCTGATTATGCTCCTGAAAAAGCAGATCATAAATTAGAAGAGATTGGAGAAGAGGTGAGTGAAGGTAAGATGCCGTTAGATGATTATGTGGACATGCATCCTGAAGCCGAATTAACAAAAGAAGAAAGAGAAGCGTTAGCTGATTGGGCTGATTCTATGAGAGAATAA